A region from the Gossypium hirsutum isolate 1008001.06 chromosome A08, Gossypium_hirsutum_v2.1, whole genome shotgun sequence genome encodes:
- the LOC107891334 gene encoding polygalacturonate 4-alpha-galacturonosyltransferase isoform X1, whose protein sequence is MALKRGLSSVGVHRNRSSGSRFPIVILVLFSVLAPLVFFVGRGLYISDQNNVQSGYTKQNVDWRERLALQSIKNLFTKEVIDVVTTSTADLGPLSLDSFRKGNLSASWKVVETSVEDDATSQSNLKAAELKQEMSKDGKLLDDDRSPDAPAKTLRRQLRDNRRAKRAAELVQQDDEATLKLENAAIERSRAVDSAVLGRYNIWRREIENENSDSTVRLMRDQIIMAQVYIGIAKMKNKLGLQQELKIRVKESQRAVGESTVDADLPHSAPEKIKTMGKVLSIAREQLYDCKLVTGKLRAMLQRSDEQVRSLKKQSTFLSQLAAKTIPNAIHCLSMRLTIEYYLLPLEKRKFPRSENLENPNLYHYALFSDNVLAASVVVNSTIMNAKDPSKHVFHLVTDKLNFGAMNMWFLLNPPGKATIHVENVDEFKWLNSSYCPVLRQLETAAMKEYYFKADNPTKSASSNLKYRNPKYLSMLNHLRFYLPQVYPKLDKILFLDDDIVVQNDLTRLWSVDLHGKVNGAVETCGESFHRFDKYLNFSNPHISRNFDPNACGWAYGMNMFDLKEWKKRDITGIYHKWQNMNEDRALWKLGTLPPGLITFYGLTHPLEKSWHVLGLGYNPSVDKKEIEHAAVIHYNGNMKPWLELAMTKYRSYWTKYIKYDHPYLRSCNLSE, encoded by the exons ATGGCGTTGAAGCGGGGGCTATCCAGTGTTGGCGTCCACAGGAACAGAAGTTCTGGATCTCGGTTCCCTATCGTGATTCTCGTTCTCTTCTCAGTTCTTGCTCCGCTTGTTTTCTTTGTCGGTCGTGGACTTTATATATCTG ATCAAAATAATGTTCAAAGTGGTTATACCAAGCAG AATGTTGATTGGAGGGAAAGGCTGGCGTTGCAatctatcaaaaaccttttcaCTAAAGAG GTTATTGATGTTGTAACTACAAGCACAGCTGATCTGGGGCCGCTAAGTCTAGATTCTTTCAGAAAAGGCAACTTGTCTGCATCATGGAAAGTTGTGGAGACATCAGTTGAAGATGATGCTACTTCTCAG TCAAACCTAAAGGCTGCAGAATTGAAACAAGAAATGTCCAAAGATGGAAAGCTTCTAGACG ATGATCGATCACCTGATGCTCCTGCTAAAACACTTCGAAGG CAACTTAGAGATAATAGACGTGCAAAGCGGGCTGCTGAATTGGTGCAACAAGATGATGAAGCTACTTTGAAACTTGAAAATGCTGCCATTGAACGATCGAGAGCTGTGGACTCTGCTGTTTTGGGCAGATACAATATATGGAGGAGAGAAATTGAGAATGAGAACTCAGATTCCACAGTGCGCTTGATGAGGGATCAAATTATAATGGCACAGGTTTATATAGGCATagcaaaaatgaaaaataagctTGGTTTGCAACAAGAACTGAAGATCAGGGTCAAAGAGAGTCAGCGTGCTGTAGGCGAGTCAACAGTTGATGCTGATCTACCTCACAG TGCACCTGAGAAAATTAAAACAATGGGCAAGGTTCTATCAATAGCAAGAGAGCAATTGTATGATTGCAAGTTGGTTACTGGAAAGCTTAGAGCAATGCTTCAGAGATCAGACGAACAAGTTAGGAGCTTGAAAAAACAGAGCACGTTCTTGAGTCAATTGGCTGCCAAAACAATTCCCAATGCGATCCATTGCTTGTCTATGCGTTTGACCATAGAATACTATCTCCTTCCCTTGGAGAAGAGAAAGTTCCCTAGAAGTGAGAACTTGGAAAATCCAAACCTCTACCATTATGCTCTCTTCTCTGATAATGTCTTGGCTGCATCAGTTGTTGTCAACTCAACTATCATGAATGCCAAG GATCCTTCAAAACATGTTTTCCATCTTGTTACCGATAAACTTAATTTTGGAGCAATGAACATGTGGTTTCTGTTAAATCCCCCTGGAAAGGCCACCATTCATGTTGAAAATGTTGATGAATTCAAGTGGCTTAATTCATCCTATTGCCCTGTTTTACGGCAGCTTGAGACTGCTGCAATGAAGGAGTATTACTTCAAGGCAGATAATCCAACCAAGTCTGCATCTTCAAACTTGAAGTATCGAAACCCAAAGTATCTATCAATGCTGAACCACTTGCGGTTCTATCTGCCACAAGTATACCCCAAGTTAGATAAGATCCTCTTTCTTGACGATGACATTGTTGTCCAGAATGACTTGACCAGATTATGGTCTGTGGATCTACATGGGAAGGTAAATGGTGCGGTAGAAACTTGTGGTGAAAGCTTTCACCGCTTTGATAAGTATCTAAACTTCTCAAATCCTCATATTTCACGAAACTTTGATCCTAATGCTTGCGGGTGGGCATATGGAATGAATATGTTTGATCTCAAGGAGTGGAAAAAGAGGGATATCACTGGCATATACCACAAGTGGCAAAATATG AATGAAGATAGAGCATTGTGGAAGCTTGGGACACTCCCTCCTGGGTTGATTACATTTTACGGTCTCACACATCCGCTTGAGAAATCATGGCATGTACTTGGTCTTGGCTACAATCCAAGTGTAgacaaaaaagaaattgaacatgCCGCAGTTATCCACTACAATGGCAACATGAAACCCTGGCTCGAGCTGGCGATGACCAAATATCGATCATACTGGACCAAATACATCAAGTATGATCATCCCTACCTTCGCAGCTGCAATCTTAGTGAGTAA
- the LOC107891334 gene encoding polygalacturonate 4-alpha-galacturonosyltransferase isoform X2, with product MSKDGKLLDDDRSPDAPAKTLRRQLRDNRRAKRAAELVQQDDEATLKLENAAIERSRAVDSAVLGRYNIWRREIENENSDSTVRLMRDQIIMAQVYIGIAKMKNKLGLQQELKIRVKESQRAVGESTVDADLPHSAPEKIKTMGKVLSIAREQLYDCKLVTGKLRAMLQRSDEQVRSLKKQSTFLSQLAAKTIPNAIHCLSMRLTIEYYLLPLEKRKFPRSENLENPNLYHYALFSDNVLAASVVVNSTIMNAKDPSKHVFHLVTDKLNFGAMNMWFLLNPPGKATIHVENVDEFKWLNSSYCPVLRQLETAAMKEYYFKADNPTKSASSNLKYRNPKYLSMLNHLRFYLPQVYPKLDKILFLDDDIVVQNDLTRLWSVDLHGKVNGAVETCGESFHRFDKYLNFSNPHISRNFDPNACGWAYGMNMFDLKEWKKRDITGIYHKWQNMNEDRALWKLGTLPPGLITFYGLTHPLEKSWHVLGLGYNPSVDKKEIEHAAVIHYNGNMKPWLELAMTKYRSYWTKYIKYDHPYLRSCNLSE from the exons ATGTCCAAAGATGGAAAGCTTCTAGACG ATGATCGATCACCTGATGCTCCTGCTAAAACACTTCGAAGG CAACTTAGAGATAATAGACGTGCAAAGCGGGCTGCTGAATTGGTGCAACAAGATGATGAAGCTACTTTGAAACTTGAAAATGCTGCCATTGAACGATCGAGAGCTGTGGACTCTGCTGTTTTGGGCAGATACAATATATGGAGGAGAGAAATTGAGAATGAGAACTCAGATTCCACAGTGCGCTTGATGAGGGATCAAATTATAATGGCACAGGTTTATATAGGCATagcaaaaatgaaaaataagctTGGTTTGCAACAAGAACTGAAGATCAGGGTCAAAGAGAGTCAGCGTGCTGTAGGCGAGTCAACAGTTGATGCTGATCTACCTCACAG TGCACCTGAGAAAATTAAAACAATGGGCAAGGTTCTATCAATAGCAAGAGAGCAATTGTATGATTGCAAGTTGGTTACTGGAAAGCTTAGAGCAATGCTTCAGAGATCAGACGAACAAGTTAGGAGCTTGAAAAAACAGAGCACGTTCTTGAGTCAATTGGCTGCCAAAACAATTCCCAATGCGATCCATTGCTTGTCTATGCGTTTGACCATAGAATACTATCTCCTTCCCTTGGAGAAGAGAAAGTTCCCTAGAAGTGAGAACTTGGAAAATCCAAACCTCTACCATTATGCTCTCTTCTCTGATAATGTCTTGGCTGCATCAGTTGTTGTCAACTCAACTATCATGAATGCCAAG GATCCTTCAAAACATGTTTTCCATCTTGTTACCGATAAACTTAATTTTGGAGCAATGAACATGTGGTTTCTGTTAAATCCCCCTGGAAAGGCCACCATTCATGTTGAAAATGTTGATGAATTCAAGTGGCTTAATTCATCCTATTGCCCTGTTTTACGGCAGCTTGAGACTGCTGCAATGAAGGAGTATTACTTCAAGGCAGATAATCCAACCAAGTCTGCATCTTCAAACTTGAAGTATCGAAACCCAAAGTATCTATCAATGCTGAACCACTTGCGGTTCTATCTGCCACAAGTATACCCCAAGTTAGATAAGATCCTCTTTCTTGACGATGACATTGTTGTCCAGAATGACTTGACCAGATTATGGTCTGTGGATCTACATGGGAAGGTAAATGGTGCGGTAGAAACTTGTGGTGAAAGCTTTCACCGCTTTGATAAGTATCTAAACTTCTCAAATCCTCATATTTCACGAAACTTTGATCCTAATGCTTGCGGGTGGGCATATGGAATGAATATGTTTGATCTCAAGGAGTGGAAAAAGAGGGATATCACTGGCATATACCACAAGTGGCAAAATATG AATGAAGATAGAGCATTGTGGAAGCTTGGGACACTCCCTCCTGGGTTGATTACATTTTACGGTCTCACACATCCGCTTGAGAAATCATGGCATGTACTTGGTCTTGGCTACAATCCAAGTGTAgacaaaaaagaaattgaacatgCCGCAGTTATCCACTACAATGGCAACATGAAACCCTGGCTCGAGCTGGCGATGACCAAATATCGATCATACTGGACCAAATACATCAAGTATGATCATCCCTACCTTCGCAGCTGCAATCTTAGTGAGTAA
- the LOC121205050 gene encoding uncharacterized protein: MASKLLQQGCSTYLAYVIHLDSVGSQCELPGLSPDREVELAIEVYPSTAPISIPPYRMSPTELKELKIQLQDLLDRGFIQPSISPLLPVESKRKLRSKDSFPYKCQESFEKLKQMLTEAPILTLPESRKDFIVYSDASLSGLHCVLMQEGKVIASTSRQLKPHKRKANIVADALSRKVANDLREMFARLSIYDDRSLIAELKVKPVMFDQIKSTQLKDDILLKKREMIQTGTVENFSIDAYRCLRYRDRVCVPAKSKLKELILREAHDGSFALHPRGTKMHCDLRDLYWWPGMKRDIVEYVGKCLTCQQVTAEHQGIEYSVGDKVFLKVSSWKKVLRFGRKERIGPVAYRLALPPELQKIHNVFQVSMLRRYRSDPFHVISIEDIEIQPDLSYKEEPVEILAREIKELRNKRVPLVKVLWKSHKVEEATWELEESMRARYPPIYS, translated from the exons ATGGCTAGTAAATTACTCCAGCAGGGTTGTTCAACATATTTGGCATATGTTATTCATTTAGATTCAGTTGGAAGCCAGTGCG aattaccgggtttatcGCCAGATAGGGAGGTCGAGTTAGCTATTGAGGTTTATCCGAGCACAGCTCCAATCTCTATACCTCCGTATCGGATGTCACCTACAGAGTTAAAAGAGCTGAAGATACAGTTGCAAGACTTATTAGACCGTGGTTTTATTCAACCGAGCATATCACC gttactaccagttgaaAGTAAAAGGAAGCTACGTTCCAAAGACAGCTTTCCGTACAAG TGTCaagaaagttttgaaaagttgaagcaaatgttgacagaggcaccaATTTTGACGTTACCAGAATCGAGAAAGGATTTTATTgtatacagtgatgcttcattaagTGGTTTGcattgtgtactgatgcaagaggggaAAGTAATAGCTTCTACATCTCGTCAGTTGAAACCACATAAGC gaaaagctaatATAGTGgctgacgctttgagtagaaaagTCGCAAATGATTTGAGAGAAATGTTTGCACGGCTCAGTATCTATGATGATAGGAGTTtgatagctgaattaaaagttaAACCAGTGATGTTCGACCAGATTAAATCAACTCAATTGAAAGATGACATATTgttgaagaaaagagaaatgataCAGACTGGTACAGtagaaaattttagcattgatgcATATAGATGCTTAAGGTACCGAGATCGAGTTTGTGTTCCTGCTAAATCTAAATTGAAAGAGTTAATACTCCGAGAGGCACATGATGGTTCATTTGCTTTACACCCAAGAGGCACAAAGATGCATTGTGATCTACGAGATCTGTATTGGTGGcccggaatgaaaagagatatagttGAATATGTTGGTAAATGTCTTACATGTCAGCAAGTAACGGCAGAACATCAG GGCATTGAGTATTCAGTTGGggataaagtatttcttaaagtttcttcATGGAAGAAAgtgttgagatttggtcgaaaag AAAGAAtcggaccagttgcttatcgattagctttacctccGGAATTACAGAAGATACACAATGTTTTCCAGGTTTCAATGCTACgcagatatagatcagatccttttCATGTCATTTCTATTGAAGATATTGAGATTCAACCGGATTTGTCTTATAAAGAAGAACCAGTTGAGATTCTAGCACGGGAgataaaagaattaagaaataaaagggttcctcTAGTGAAAGTGCTATGGAAAAGTCATAAGGtggaagaagcgacttgggaactGGAAGAATCTATGAGAGCTCGGTACCCCCCCATCTATTCTTAG